The Drosophila nasuta strain 15112-1781.00 chromosome 2R, ASM2355853v1, whole genome shotgun sequence genome segment GTTGCTCGTGGCCCCATTGGCCAGCGTCGAGGCCAGCGATTGGGGCAGGCTCGAGTAGCCGGAGGACAGCGCCGAGACGCCGCCGCCCGAAGCGCCGCCCAGCACAGCTCTTTTATAGCGATTCAGTTCTTCCTCGAGCTCTGCGAAGTGCAAAATCCAGTGAGAGGAGCTcacgatgacgatggcaacAAGTCGTGGTTACTTACCACTCTTTGATATGGTTCTAAATTCGCTGTTTCCCCCGCTCATCATAGAACTGGGCGGCAATGCTGACATGCTGGCGCTGGCCGAGGTCCTTGGCTGCTCCAGTTCGGCCAGCACGCGATTATCCTGTAAAGGAAAAAATAGTCAAAACGttgaaaacaatatttgcGTCGTCTTAAAATgtcttcaattaaaattagaatAGGATGAAAACCTTTAAGCTCTGTCACTAAGATGGCTATAAATATCCCTGAACAACTCCCATCCCAGTTGGCTAGGTGAGCAcatcaaaatcaattgttaATGCTCAATGCTGGGAAATATTCAATAGTAAAATGAGCAGCACTCAGCAgtcagcaacaacgacagtaAACGGTCTGATTGGCAAGGCTCAGAAGCTGTCCAAGGACCTCAATGGGTTGATCAACAAGTCCGCAGTGCTTCTCGCCGACAGTCAGCATGTGAAGCAGCGCATCATCGACTCCTGCGGCGTTCAGGACAATCAGCTCCTCAAGAACCTGGTGAAGTACTGCAACGACGACGAACGCATTCATCAGCTGCTGGAGAACGCAGAGCTGAAGCAAACCCTCGAAGAGTACAAAGCGGGTGTGGATCACATCATGGGCAAGTACAGGCAGCATTGCCAGGAGAACAGCGAGCTTGAGGAGCACTATCAGCTGCGCGCCAGATACGTGGCTGGACTGCAGGGGATTGTGAATAACCTGGATAAGCGCATCGAGGAAATGGCGCTACTCATGATGTTCACAGTCACCCTGGAGGAGCACAGCAGCAGTGAGAATCA includes the following:
- the LOC132784138 gene encoding FGFR1 oncogene partner 2 homolog, which gives rise to MSSTQQSATTTVNGLIGKAQKLSKDLNGLINKSAVLLADSQHVKQRIIDSCGVQDNQLLKNLVKYCNDDERIHQLLENAELKQTLEEYKAGVDHIMGKYRQHCQENSELEEHYQLRARYVAGLQGIVNNLDKRIEEMALLMMFTVTLEEHSSSENQRIIRQLSEENELLRRQLQISCHPVAKDVLQQAQPAQEECGTQVDAEQDFVSDSDSESDSDSSSSDSCHSFVTCFSYSIESPEKPQS